The following coding sequences lie in one Pontibacter sp. G13 genomic window:
- a CDS encoding sensor histidine kinase, giving the protein MSRLVITRFNYSIIAILAFIGILNTHILLGQPNRTEEAVLIYEQKDSNQLSQGQATHIPLDQLPRVQLQKAQAFNTNRLPDSAEYYFKSSIESARMAKDTSVLSQALNAFANFNEFHGNPSAASRYRNQLIKLLAFIDDPTLLQQGYVAAAESHFSSGQEAKGFELLNEALERAKKTQNAHFVAKIYNQIGRRYYDTGDTTLAQIAFNGALGQLEDDSSSGGAINAKIGLAAVWTESGKLEKSSALLKEVLNDLPEDDIFLRHDIYHNLAYNKFELEEYNLAMSYARKAHATLGEDPSTTDRFFFHDIMSGIFSQLNRLDSALVHRELAWNAYQEIYDQDQQALTAENQSKLDYITMKRRSAEAQSTKQQKIIERNIFLSISIALLASLITGVYYYFYRQKVNLEIEAQKDQIHKQQIDELVSEQNLSFITARLKGKNEEQKRIARQLHDQLGSMLVAAKWQFDNLKEKAQDNPKLVNRIHQTSEFIAEIYNEVRGLSYELNAGNVSRIGLPNAISDFVDRIAIPERLEVDYNHHGDFGGIPEDLEINTFLIIQEIVANALKHAEASKLEIQIQAKSQKRELSLMIIDNGKGFDPLNLEKPGMGLKSLEERVQMMQGSMDIDSGLGAGTTFVINLPIPETSLS; this is encoded by the coding sequence ATGTCAAGATTGGTCATTACTAGGTTCAATTACTCCATAATTGCCATTTTGGCGTTCATCGGAATCTTGAATACCCACATCTTACTAGGACAGCCTAATCGTACTGAGGAGGCTGTCCTTATTTATGAGCAAAAAGATTCAAACCAACTTTCTCAAGGTCAGGCTACCCATATCCCTCTGGATCAACTTCCACGTGTACAGCTTCAAAAAGCTCAAGCTTTCAACACCAATAGGCTTCCAGACTCTGCGGAATATTACTTCAAGTCAAGTATCGAGTCTGCTCGAATGGCCAAGGACACCAGTGTTCTTTCCCAAGCACTTAATGCTTTTGCCAACTTCAATGAGTTTCATGGCAATCCCTCAGCTGCTTCTAGGTACCGCAATCAACTGATCAAGCTCCTGGCCTTTATAGATGATCCCACACTATTGCAGCAAGGATACGTAGCAGCAGCTGAGAGCCATTTTTCAAGCGGACAGGAGGCCAAAGGCTTCGAATTACTCAATGAAGCATTAGAACGCGCGAAAAAAACTCAAAACGCCCATTTCGTCGCCAAGATCTATAATCAGATCGGAAGAAGGTATTACGACACTGGCGATACGACTTTAGCTCAGATCGCTTTTAATGGGGCATTAGGACAACTGGAGGATGATTCTTCAAGCGGTGGTGCCATCAACGCAAAAATTGGGCTCGCAGCCGTCTGGACAGAATCGGGGAAGCTTGAGAAGTCAAGTGCACTTCTGAAAGAAGTTCTCAATGATTTACCCGAGGATGACATATTTCTTCGGCATGACATCTACCACAATCTAGCCTACAACAAATTTGAGCTGGAGGAATACAACTTGGCGATGAGCTATGCTCGCAAGGCCCATGCTACCCTTGGAGAAGATCCAAGCACTACCGACCGTTTTTTTTTCCATGATATCATGAGCGGGATTTTCTCTCAGCTAAACAGGCTGGACTCCGCATTGGTCCATCGTGAACTTGCTTGGAATGCGTATCAGGAAATTTATGATCAGGATCAGCAGGCACTTACCGCAGAGAATCAAAGCAAGTTGGACTACATCACCATGAAACGCAGAAGTGCAGAGGCCCAGAGCACCAAACAGCAAAAGATCATTGAGCGAAATATTTTCCTGAGCATTTCTATTGCTTTGTTAGCCAGCCTAATCACGGGGGTCTACTACTATTTTTATCGCCAAAAAGTCAATCTGGAAATCGAGGCCCAGAAGGATCAAATACACAAGCAACAGATTGATGAACTCGTTTCTGAACAGAATCTGAGCTTCATCACTGCAAGGCTTAAAGGGAAAAATGAAGAACAAAAACGGATTGCCCGACAACTGCATGACCAGTTGGGGAGCATGCTAGTAGCTGCGAAATGGCAATTTGACAACTTGAAGGAAAAGGCTCAAGATAATCCCAAATTGGTCAATCGAATTCACCAGACCAGCGAATTTATTGCCGAAATCTACAACGAGGTTAGGGGGCTGTCCTATGAGCTAAATGCGGGCAATGTTTCACGAATAGGGCTTCCAAATGCCATTTCGGACTTCGTGGATCGCATTGCCATTCCAGAGCGACTGGAGGTGGATTACAATCATCATGGCGACTTCGGTGGAATTCCCGAGGACCTTGAGATCAACACCTTCCTCATCATTCAGGAAATTGTAGCGAATGCCCTCAAACATGCTGAAGCCTCCAAACTTGAAATTCAAATACAGGCAAAATCCCAAAAGCGTGAACTGTCCCTGATGATTATCGACAATGGCAAGGGGTTCGATCCGTTGAATCTTGAAAAACCCGGAATGGGCCTCAAAAGCCTCGAAGAGCGTGTCCAAATGATGCAGGGATCAATGGACATTGATTCCGGACTCGGAGCAGGAACCACCTTTGTCATCAATCTTCCCATCCCAGAAACCAGTCTTTCCTAA
- a CDS encoding response regulator transcription factor: protein MNESKPIQIVLVDDHQIILDGLMAMFKSEPSIDVLRTFSSGEQLLETITYHPIDLDIILMDIEMKALNGIETARKVKEQFPHYHIIMLSQHFNRQLISRAIEAGADGYLPKNIGKEELLRGIQEVYRGRIYFQGKSDPQKSNLVLAPSFTPREKEIMCLLVQEKTNSEIASSLGLKATTVTQHRQNIMSKLGVGHIGGIVHYALQAGLCN from the coding sequence ATGAATGAATCAAAGCCTATCCAAATTGTCTTGGTTGATGATCACCAAATCATCCTTGATGGACTCATGGCTATGTTTAAATCCGAACCATCCATTGATGTACTGAGAACATTTTCTTCTGGGGAACAGCTGCTGGAGACCATTACCTACCATCCTATCGATCTAGATATCATTTTGATGGACATTGAAATGAAAGCGCTCAATGGGATTGAAACGGCTAGAAAGGTCAAGGAGCAATTCCCGCACTATCATATCATCATGCTGAGTCAGCATTTCAACAGACAGCTCATCAGTCGAGCGATTGAAGCAGGTGCTGATGGATATTTACCCAAGAACATCGGCAAGGAGGAACTCTTGAGGGGTATTCAGGAGGTCTACCGCGGGCGAATTTACTTCCAAGGCAAATCCGACCCACAAAAGAGCAATTTGGTGCTAGCCCCCTCCTTCACCCCGAGAGAGAAGGAAATCATGTGCCTTCTTGTCCAAGAAAAAACCAATAGCGAAATCGCCAGCTCACTGGGCCTAAAAGCCACAACTGTCACCCAGCACCGACAAAATATCATGTCAAAACTAGGGGTAGGCCATATAGGTGGGATTGTCCATTATGCACTCCAAGCTGGCCTCTGCAACTGA
- a CDS encoding (Fe-S)-binding protein, whose product MISQILFLLVTAAAAGLFAFQLRKVRQNIQLGRPLDRSDQPGERWKTMALVAFGQQKMFKRFTPAFLHAIVYVSFLVINIEVLEIVIDGIFGSHRILGQFSGPLYDVLMVVNEWLALLVIVACVIFMIRRNILKVKRFDGVEMEESKGTITRRNYSHLDANIILVTEIVLMAALFAFNVADIQLHALGAGALQSIDNLPGTFPVSSIFADMQLFGTNPHTLHLIERIGWWGHIVGIFLFLNYLPISKHFHIIMAFPNTYFSKLEPKGELDSPKNIHEEVKAAFDFNYQPVEDPNGPKRFGAKDITDLTWKSLMDAYTCTECGRCTSVCPANTTGKKLSPRKIVMDVRDRMEEASKYKLVPNEEGLLVPSDDSIEGAAEAAQHTLLGEHYITNEELLACTTCNACTEACPVNIDQVTIITEMRRYLIMEESSMPEEWGIMTQNIENNGAPWAMPAADRFNWAMDIDKIESNEKVSE is encoded by the coding sequence ATGATAAGTCAAATTCTATTCCTACTCGTGACGGCTGCCGCAGCGGGACTATTTGCTTTCCAACTTCGAAAGGTGAGGCAAAACATCCAACTCGGCAGACCACTAGATCGCTCTGATCAACCAGGTGAACGCTGGAAAACAATGGCTCTGGTAGCATTTGGGCAACAAAAGATGTTCAAACGATTCACGCCAGCTTTCCTCCACGCGATTGTCTATGTGAGTTTTCTCGTCATCAATATTGAAGTACTGGAAATTGTCATCGATGGGATTTTCGGTTCTCACCGAATCCTCGGGCAGTTTTCCGGACCGCTCTACGATGTATTGATGGTCGTCAACGAATGGCTTGCATTGCTGGTAATCGTTGCCTGTGTCATTTTCATGATTCGCCGAAATATCCTCAAAGTCAAACGCTTTGACGGGGTGGAAATGGAAGAATCCAAGGGAACCATTACCCGCCGCAACTATTCTCACCTAGATGCCAATATCATCTTGGTTACCGAAATCGTCTTGATGGCCGCCTTGTTTGCCTTCAATGTCGCAGATATCCAGCTACATGCATTGGGAGCAGGGGCACTCCAATCGATTGACAATCTCCCCGGCACTTTCCCTGTATCCAGCATCTTCGCAGACATGCAATTGTTTGGAACTAATCCTCACACGCTTCACCTGATCGAGAGAATTGGATGGTGGGGACACATCGTAGGGATTTTCCTCTTCCTCAATTACCTGCCGATTTCCAAGCACTTCCACATCATCATGGCCTTCCCCAATACTTATTTCTCCAAATTGGAGCCCAAGGGGGAACTGGATTCACCCAAAAACATCCATGAGGAAGTCAAAGCAGCTTTCGATTTCAACTACCAACCGGTAGAGGATCCCAATGGCCCCAAACGATTTGGAGCCAAGGACATCACCGATTTGACCTGGAAGTCTTTGATGGATGCCTACACCTGTACGGAGTGTGGTCGATGCACTAGTGTCTGCCCAGCCAATACCACCGGCAAGAAGCTATCTCCTCGAAAAATTGTCATGGATGTCCGAGACCGCATGGAAGAGGCCTCCAAGTACAAGCTAGTTCCCAACGAGGAAGGATTGCTGGTTCCTAGCGATGACAGCATCGAGGGAGCCGCAGAAGCAGCTCAGCACACGTTGTTGGGTGAGCATTACATCACCAATGAAGAACTCTTAGCCTGTACCACCTGCAACGCCTGTACGGAAGCTTGTCCGGTGAATATCGATCAGGTGACCATCATCACCGAGATGCGACGCTATCTCATCATGGAAGAATCTTCCATGCCCGAGGAGTGGGGAATCATGACTCAGAATATTGAAAACAACGGTGCGCCTTGGGCCATGCCTGCTGCTGACCGCTTCAACTGGGCCATGGACATCGACAAGATCGAATCCAACGAAAAGGTCTCCGAATAA
- a CDS encoding (Fe-S)-binding protein, with translation MSEKIQVPVMADKVAAGQNPEYLFWVGCAGSFDSRYQRVTQAFVQILDAVGIDYAVLGPEETCTGDPAKRSGNEFLFQMQAIQNIEVMNMYEVKKIITACPHCFNTIKNEYPALGGNYEVIHHSSFLQELIDSGKVKMSGGGEFKGKKITYHDSCYLGRANNIYEAPRKVLEALDADLAEMKRCRTKGLCCGAGGAQMFKEAEKGKKEVNIERMDDVLETKAQIVAAACPFCMTMLSDGVKHAEKETEIEVLDLAEIVAKNMDA, from the coding sequence ATGAGTGAAAAAATTCAAGTCCCAGTAATGGCAGACAAAGTCGCTGCCGGTCAAAACCCAGAGTATCTATTTTGGGTTGGTTGTGCAGGATCTTTCGATTCTCGTTACCAAAGAGTAACTCAAGCCTTTGTGCAAATTCTGGATGCAGTGGGAATAGACTACGCAGTTTTGGGCCCAGAAGAAACCTGCACCGGCGATCCTGCTAAACGCTCCGGAAATGAGTTCCTCTTCCAGATGCAGGCCATCCAAAATATCGAGGTGATGAACATGTACGAGGTCAAAAAGATCATCACAGCATGTCCACATTGCTTCAATACCATCAAAAATGAATACCCCGCCCTTGGAGGAAATTACGAGGTGATCCACCACAGTTCATTCCTTCAAGAATTGATCGATTCAGGTAAAGTGAAAATGTCTGGCGGTGGCGAATTCAAGGGAAAAAAGATCACCTATCACGATTCTTGCTATCTCGGCCGTGCCAACAACATCTATGAGGCCCCTAGAAAGGTCCTAGAAGCACTCGATGCCGACTTGGCAGAGATGAAGCGCTGCCGGACCAAAGGCCTCTGCTGCGGCGCCGGAGGGGCTCAAATGTTCAAGGAAGCGGAAAAGGGCAAAAAGGAAGTCAACATCGAACGTATGGATGATGTCCTCGAAACTAAAGCCCAAATCGTGGCAGCCGCATGTCCTTTCTGCATGACGATGCTCTCCGATGGAGTCAAGCATGCCGAGAAGGAAACGGAAATTGAAGTCCTCGACCTCGCAGAGATTGTCGCCAAAAATATGGATGCCTAG
- a CDS encoding M1 family aminopeptidase, giving the protein MNLSARVWVLLVWLFACGGVANSFAQVDLPNNPEIDVLHYHFELTISDSTDEIQGLATIQVEFPIPGIQVFSLDLATPDKGTFKKGMTVTSVMEGPAKRFFTHEEDRLSIQLAAPAASGNVHTFQISYHGVPADGLIISQNKYGDRTFFGDNWPNRAHHWLPSVDHPGDKATVQFSITAPDRYQVVANGYKVEESSIEPGLKLHAWKTDVVIPTKVMVFGAAAFAVQELGVHSGVPLSSWVYPQNREAGFFDYEIAEQVLDFFVGKLGPFPYQKLANVQSTTRYGGMENASNIFYAEQSVTGKRISEDLIAHEIAHQWFGNSATEATWDHIWLSEGFATYFTQLYREETYDREKLVEGMEQNRTRIFTQNLMRPVVDSDQEDPNTLLNVNSYQKGAWVLHMLRREVGDDVFWLGVKNYYEAYQYGNATTKDFQAIMEAASGKDLDTFFEQWLYRSGWPKLKMTWSYDKSKSKLTLKLSQNQGGTPYIFPLDIDLFASQSIEPERHTVDVDQKEMEWTWKLKVAPTELRLDPDTWLLAEILDVVEETSGNNR; this is encoded by the coding sequence ATGAACCTTTCCGCTCGCGTTTGGGTACTGCTGGTTTGGCTATTTGCCTGTGGGGGCGTTGCCAACTCCTTTGCCCAAGTTGATCTTCCCAACAACCCTGAGATCGATGTCCTTCATTATCATTTTGAGCTGACGATTTCTGATTCTACCGACGAAATTCAGGGATTGGCCACGATCCAAGTTGAATTTCCCATCCCCGGGATTCAGGTTTTTTCCCTCGATTTGGCGACACCGGATAAAGGAACCTTCAAAAAGGGGATGACGGTCACTTCGGTGATGGAAGGTCCAGCCAAGCGATTTTTTACGCATGAGGAGGATCGTCTGTCCATCCAATTGGCGGCTCCAGCTGCCTCTGGCAATGTCCATACCTTTCAAATTTCCTATCATGGTGTCCCCGCAGACGGGCTGATCATATCGCAGAACAAATACGGAGATAGAACTTTCTTTGGGGACAATTGGCCCAATCGCGCCCATCATTGGCTTCCGTCGGTAGATCATCCCGGAGACAAGGCCACGGTTCAATTCTCGATCACAGCACCTGACCGATACCAAGTCGTGGCCAATGGTTACAAGGTAGAGGAAAGCTCCATAGAACCGGGTCTCAAGCTGCATGCCTGGAAGACGGATGTGGTGATCCCCACCAAGGTCATGGTATTTGGAGCGGCGGCATTTGCGGTTCAAGAATTGGGCGTACACAGTGGGGTGCCGCTTTCTAGCTGGGTATATCCCCAGAATCGGGAGGCTGGTTTTTTCGACTATGAGATTGCCGAGCAGGTACTTGACTTTTTTGTAGGTAAACTCGGCCCTTTTCCCTACCAAAAACTCGCCAATGTCCAATCCACCACACGATATGGAGGGATGGAGAATGCCAGTAATATCTTCTATGCAGAGCAATCAGTGACTGGGAAGCGGATATCGGAGGATTTGATCGCACATGAAATTGCGCATCAATGGTTTGGGAACTCTGCGACAGAAGCGACATGGGATCATATTTGGTTGAGTGAGGGATTCGCCACCTATTTCACCCAACTGTATCGTGAGGAGACTTATGATCGGGAGAAATTGGTGGAAGGCATGGAGCAGAATCGCACGAGGATTTTTACCCAAAATTTGATGCGTCCTGTGGTGGATAGCGATCAGGAAGATCCCAATACGCTTCTCAATGTGAATTCCTACCAGAAGGGAGCTTGGGTATTGCACATGCTCCGGCGCGAGGTCGGAGATGATGTATTCTGGCTGGGTGTTAAAAATTACTATGAAGCGTACCAATACGGCAACGCTACGACCAAGGATTTTCAAGCCATCATGGAAGCTGCCTCCGGCAAGGATCTCGATACCTTTTTTGAGCAATGGCTGTATCGAAGTGGATGGCCAAAATTGAAGATGACTTGGTCTTATGACAAATCCAAGTCCAAGCTCACCCTCAAGCTCAGCCAAAATCAGGGCGGTACTCCGTACATATTTCCCTTGGATATCGATCTTTTTGCGTCACAGTCCATCGAGCCAGAACGGCATACTGTGGATGTGGATCAAAAGGAAATGGAATGGACTTGGAAGCTCAAAGTAGCTCCGACGGAATTGCGGCTTGATCCTGATACTTGGTTGCTCGCGGAGATCTTGGACGTTGTCGAAGAAACCTCCGGAAACAATCGCTAG
- the typA gene encoding translational GTPase TypA gives MQSIRNIAIIAHVDHGKTTLVDKMLHMGQLFQDHQNPGDLIMDSNDLEKERGITILSKNASVRYKDTKINIIDTPGHSDFGGEVERVLNMADGVLLLVDAFEGPMPQTRFVLSKAISLGLKPIVVINKVDKPNCRPEEVQDKVLDLMFELDATEDQLDFPVVFGSAKNNWMGPDWKDQQEDITYLMDQIIEHIPAPEVREGVPQLQITSLDYSTYVGRIAIGRLFQGELKENQDILMVKRDGEQSKARIRELFVFEGLGKAKVTEVKAGEICALVGLEGFDIGDTVTDPETPMPMPPINIDEPTMSMLFTINDSPFYGREGKYVTSRHLKDRLEAELERNLALRVVETPSPDSFNVFGRGVLHLSVLIETMRREGYELQVGQPQVIVKEIDGKKHEPVEELTIDLPDSYSGRAIDLVTQRKGEMTNMELRGSRAVVTFVIPSRGIIGLRNELLTATAGEAIMAHRFTDFAPIKGDIQKRQNGSLIAHDGGVAIAYALDRLQDRGKFFIKPQDEIYEGMVVGENNRADDLVVNVIKTKKLTNMRSAGSDDKMKLAPPIVFSLEESLEYIKEDEYLEVTPESLRIRKIKLKEHERKKKG, from the coding sequence ATGCAATCCATCCGCAATATTGCCATCATCGCGCACGTCGACCATGGCAAAACCACCTTGGTGGACAAAATGCTCCACATGGGCCAGCTGTTTCAAGATCACCAGAATCCCGGTGACTTGATCATGGACAGCAATGACCTTGAAAAGGAGCGAGGCATTACCATTCTCTCCAAAAATGCCTCTGTTCGATACAAGGATACTAAAATCAACATCATCGATACCCCCGGTCACTCCGACTTTGGTGGGGAAGTAGAACGCGTCCTCAACATGGCCGATGGTGTACTCCTTTTGGTAGATGCCTTCGAAGGCCCAATGCCTCAGACCCGATTCGTATTGTCTAAGGCGATCTCATTGGGATTGAAGCCGATTGTGGTCATCAACAAGGTCGACAAGCCGAACTGCCGTCCCGAGGAAGTGCAAGACAAGGTGTTGGATCTGATGTTCGAATTGGATGCAACTGAAGATCAGCTGGATTTTCCTGTGGTATTCGGTTCTGCCAAGAACAACTGGATGGGCCCAGACTGGAAAGATCAGCAGGAAGACATCACCTATTTGATGGACCAGATCATCGAGCATATTCCTGCTCCTGAGGTCCGTGAAGGTGTTCCTCAATTGCAGATCACTTCCTTGGATTACTCTACCTATGTAGGACGAATCGCGATCGGTCGTCTGTTCCAAGGGGAGTTGAAGGAAAATCAGGATATCCTGATGGTGAAACGCGATGGTGAGCAAAGCAAAGCCAGAATCCGTGAGCTCTTTGTCTTCGAAGGATTGGGTAAGGCCAAGGTGACTGAAGTGAAAGCAGGTGAGATTTGCGCACTGGTTGGACTGGAAGGTTTCGACATTGGAGATACGGTGACCGATCCGGAAACCCCTATGCCGATGCCTCCGATCAATATCGATGAGCCGACCATGAGTATGTTGTTTACCATCAACGACTCACCCTTCTATGGTCGTGAAGGTAAATATGTGACTTCTCGTCACCTGAAAGATCGTCTCGAAGCTGAATTGGAGCGTAACCTCGCTTTGAGAGTCGTGGAAACACCTTCTCCAGATTCCTTCAACGTATTCGGTCGGGGTGTACTTCACTTGTCCGTACTGATCGAGACCATGCGTCGCGAAGGCTATGAACTTCAGGTTGGCCAGCCTCAGGTCATCGTCAAGGAAATTGATGGTAAGAAGCACGAACCGGTGGAAGAATTGACCATTGACTTGCCTGATTCCTATTCTGGACGAGCGATTGACTTGGTGACTCAGCGCAAAGGCGAAATGACCAATATGGAGCTTCGCGGTTCCCGTGCGGTTGTGACCTTCGTGATTCCTTCTCGTGGAATTATCGGATTGCGTAACGAATTGCTTACTGCCACTGCTGGAGAAGCCATCATGGCTCACCGTTTCACGGATTTTGCACCAATCAAAGGAGATATCCAGAAGCGTCAAAATGGTTCTCTGATTGCCCACGATGGTGGGGTAGCGATTGCCTACGCGCTTGACCGTCTGCAGGATCGCGGTAAATTCTTCATCAAGCCTCAAGACGAGATCTATGAGGGCATGGTAGTGGGTGAAAACAACCGCGCCGATGACTTGGTGGTGAACGTGATCAAGACCAAGAAGCTGACCAACATGCGATCTGCTGGATCTGATGACAAGATGAAATTGGCGCCACCGATTGTATTTTCTCTGGAGGAATCTCTGGAATACATCAAAGAAGATGAATACCTAGAGGTGACACCTGAGTCCCTGCGTATCAGAAAGATCAAGCTCAAAGAGCACGAGCGCAAAAAGAAAGGCTGA
- a CDS encoding TetR/AcrR family transcriptional regulator produces the protein MEKPAAEERILDAAWNIFIQKGKAAARMQEIADAAGINKAMLHYYFRSKDRLFEVVFFRALEDLLSSAAVVLGSPMPLAPKIESVVSMYIDSILERPALPLFVISEIQANPGLLSHEAFEKEEIQQEISLFGDQLRMAAEKGDIRRVEPEHLLMDLLGMIMLPFTAKSLFLGLMDWSDEEFVVEMNSRKKSIPAMLMASLRVPNPV, from the coding sequence ATGGAAAAACCCGCTGCGGAAGAACGTATCCTAGATGCCGCTTGGAACATATTTATCCAAAAGGGCAAGGCAGCCGCTAGAATGCAAGAGATTGCAGATGCTGCCGGGATCAACAAAGCCATGCTCCACTATTATTTCCGAAGTAAAGATCGCCTATTTGAGGTGGTATTCTTCCGGGCCTTGGAAGACTTGCTGAGTTCCGCAGCAGTGGTATTGGGAAGCCCAATGCCTTTGGCGCCAAAGATCGAATCTGTGGTCTCCATGTACATTGACAGCATATTGGAACGACCCGCATTGCCGCTTTTCGTGATTTCGGAGATACAGGCCAATCCCGGACTTTTGAGTCATGAAGCTTTCGAGAAAGAGGAAATCCAGCAAGAAATCTCCTTGTTTGGAGATCAACTTCGAATGGCGGCGGAAAAAGGGGATATCAGACGGGTGGAGCCCGAGCATCTCCTGATGGATTTGTTGGGAATGATCATGCTGCCCTTTACGGCCAAGTCATTGTTTTTGGGCTTGATGGATTGGTCGGATGAGGAGTTTGTCGTGGAAATGAATTCCCGCAAAAAATCCATCCCTGCGATGCTGATGGCGAGCTTGCGGGTACCCAATCCGGTATGA
- a CDS encoding chaperone modulator CbpM has translation MSTQRYIRIQEFARFHQIEESILYEFDDFGLIHLYHRTDGPCISDDDVQDCERVVRLFRDLGINKEGIEVIVRMRGQIVSLQQELRSLKSLMEQPHRRSDQSV, from the coding sequence ATGAGCACTCAACGATATATCCGAATCCAAGAATTTGCCCGATTTCATCAAATCGAAGAGTCCATCCTGTATGAATTCGATGATTTTGGACTGATCCATCTCTACCATCGCACGGATGGCCCGTGTATCTCCGATGATGATGTGCAGGACTGTGAACGCGTGGTTCGGCTTTTCAGAGATCTGGGAATCAACAAAGAAGGGATCGAAGTCATCGTCCGGATGAGAGGGCAAATTGTCTCTCTCCAGCAAGAACTGCGATCCCTGAAATCTTTGATGGAACAACCTCACAGAAGATCCGATCAATCCGTCTGA
- a CDS encoding DnaJ C-terminal domain-containing protein, translating to MEFIDYYQVLGVSKSASADEIKKSYRKLARKHHPDVNPNDENAERQFKMVNEAYEVLGDPEKRAKYDKYGKDWKHAEEFEKARQAQGQGYSQGPGGQSYYYSGGEQVDPEEFSDFFRSMFGGDFGGFGGGGRSRRTRSMKGEDYHAELTLNMREAAETHKRTIQVNGKKLRITIAAGIADGQTIRLKGQGGPGYEGGAAGDLYIQFHIEPDPVFERDGDNLSSTQQVDMYTMVLGGEVEVQTLTGKVKVKLKPETPNGKKVRLKGKGFPKYKQEGNGDLFITLEALLPTNLSDSQRSLFEQLSNPKSSHS from the coding sequence ATGGAATTCATCGATTACTACCAAGTACTGGGGGTCTCGAAATCAGCCTCAGCCGACGAAATCAAGAAATCCTACCGCAAGCTCGCTCGAAAGCATCACCCCGATGTCAATCCCAATGACGAAAATGCCGAACGCCAATTCAAGATGGTGAATGAGGCGTACGAGGTCTTGGGAGATCCGGAAAAACGAGCCAAATATGACAAGTACGGCAAGGATTGGAAGCATGCAGAAGAATTTGAAAAAGCTCGCCAGGCCCAAGGGCAAGGGTATAGTCAAGGTCCTGGTGGTCAATCCTACTATTATTCGGGAGGAGAACAGGTAGATCCGGAAGAGTTTTCTGATTTCTTCAGATCGATGTTTGGTGGAGATTTTGGGGGATTTGGAGGCGGAGGAAGGAGCCGGAGAACTCGCTCCATGAAGGGCGAGGACTATCATGCGGAATTGACGCTGAACATGCGTGAAGCGGCTGAAACCCACAAACGAACTATTCAGGTCAATGGCAAGAAGTTGCGGATCACCATCGCTGCGGGAATTGCGGACGGCCAGACCATTCGCCTTAAAGGGCAAGGAGGACCGGGTTACGAAGGAGGGGCTGCCGGGGACTTGTACATTCAATTTCACATCGAACCAGACCCAGTGTTTGAGCGGGACGGAGACAATCTTTCCAGCACCCAGCAAGTGGATATGTACACCATGGTTCTAGGGGGAGAAGTGGAGGTTCAAACCCTCACAGGGAAAGTCAAGGTCAAGCTAAAGCCTGAAACGCCCAATGGCAAGAAGGTCCGACTCAAAGGCAAAGGTTTTCCCAAATACAAGCAGGAAGGCAATGGAGACCTTTTCATCACGCTTGAAGCACTGCTCCCCACCAACCTGTCCGATAGCCAGCGCAGCTTATTTGAGCAATTGTCCAATCCAAAATCCTCCCACTCATGA